Proteins encoded in a region of the Paenibacillus sp. E222 genome:
- a CDS encoding DEAD/DEAH box helicase, producing the protein MNRKNPHQINQPAAELPVPLEFDRSWITQLESRLDKGGPWGDYRLFQLGIQAEETNLIPNFDEIQCLKHLQGLTPLPHQMDTARRVLFEMSGRAILADEVGLGKTIEAGLILKEYMVRGLVSKVLILVPASLVLQWVRELNSKFGIPAVAQKKAYSWQNEVVVASMDTAKRDPHKDMLLNTDYDMIIIDEAHKLKNKKTTNYQFMLKLRKKYCLLLTATPVQNDMSELFNLINLLKPGQLGRQGDFAANFVVDKRIPKNQEQLKDELSKVMIRNRRGEGPVQFTKRNVSNVNLQLSPEEQALYDGVTSFVKDQYQEAGGNLSSMLSLVTLQREVCSSRDAVFVTLVNLSKKLPLDSPLRDKIWELVAHIKAIKENTKAEKTMELVRNMNEKVIIFTEYRATQEYLLNYFRNNGLTAVPYRGGMNRGKKDWMMDLFRGRVQAMIATEAGGEGINLQFCHHMINFDLPWNPMRVEQRIGRVHRLGQQNDVNIYNLSTTGTIEEHILNLLHEKINMFEMVIGGLDVILERLEKKESIEKSLYKIMLESQNEEDIRRKMDSLGQSLNSIQREVADEAPAVSGLDLRKGGL; encoded by the coding sequence ATGAACCGGAAAAACCCGCATCAAATCAATCAACCTGCAGCAGAATTACCCGTTCCGCTTGAATTCGATCGCAGCTGGATCACGCAACTGGAGTCCAGACTCGATAAAGGTGGCCCATGGGGTGATTACAGACTCTTTCAACTTGGCATTCAAGCCGAAGAGACGAATCTGATTCCCAATTTTGATGAAATCCAGTGTCTCAAGCATTTACAGGGACTCACCCCTCTTCCACACCAGATGGATACTGCACGAAGAGTACTGTTTGAGATGTCAGGCCGTGCCATTCTTGCCGATGAGGTGGGACTTGGCAAAACGATTGAAGCTGGCCTGATTTTAAAAGAATATATGGTCCGTGGACTCGTATCCAAAGTGCTCATTCTCGTGCCTGCGTCCCTTGTATTGCAGTGGGTCCGGGAGCTGAATTCCAAATTTGGCATCCCTGCGGTGGCACAGAAAAAGGCGTATTCCTGGCAAAATGAAGTCGTGGTTGCCTCCATGGATACCGCTAAGCGTGATCCGCATAAAGATATGCTGCTGAATACGGATTACGACATGATTATTATTGATGAGGCTCATAAGCTTAAAAATAAAAAAACGACCAACTATCAATTCATGCTGAAGTTACGGAAAAAATATTGCCTGCTGCTTACGGCTACACCGGTGCAGAACGACATGAGCGAGCTGTTCAACCTCATTAACCTGCTCAAGCCGGGACAACTTGGCCGTCAGGGTGATTTTGCAGCCAATTTTGTCGTCGACAAACGTATTCCGAAAAATCAGGAGCAGCTCAAGGATGAATTATCCAAAGTCATGATCCGTAACCGCCGCGGTGAAGGCCCTGTTCAATTCACCAAACGGAACGTATCCAATGTAAATTTGCAGCTATCACCTGAAGAACAGGCCCTCTATGATGGCGTAACTTCCTTTGTGAAAGATCAGTACCAGGAAGCGGGCGGCAACCTGAGCAGCATGCTTTCACTGGTAACGTTGCAGCGGGAAGTATGCAGCAGCCGGGATGCCGTGTTTGTGACGTTGGTCAATCTGTCGAAGAAGCTTCCACTGGACTCCCCGCTGCGGGATAAGATTTGGGAGCTCGTTGCCCATATTAAAGCGATCAAGGAAAATACCAAAGCGGAAAAAACGATGGAACTCGTTCGTAACATGAATGAGAAGGTTATTATTTTCACCGAATACCGTGCCACGCAGGAGTACTTGCTCAATTATTTTCGCAACAACGGCCTGACCGCAGTTCCCTACCGGGGCGGCATGAACCGGGGTAAAAAGGACTGGATGATGGACCTCTTCCGCGGCCGAGTACAAGCAATGATTGCAACCGAAGCGGGCGGTGAGGGCATCAACCTGCAATTTTGCCATCACATGATCAACTTCGACCTGCCCTGGAATCCCATGCGTGTTGAGCAGCGGATCGGCCGTGTACACCGATTGGGACAGCAGAATGATGTGAACATCTACAACCTTTCAACGACAGGCACAATCGAAGAGCATATTCTGAATCTGCTTCATGAGAAGATCAATATGTTCGAGATGGTTATTGGTGGCTTGGATGTCATTCTCGAGCGGCTGGAGAAGAAAGAATCGATCGAAAAGAGTTTGTACAAAATCATGCTCGAATCACAAAACGAAGAGGATATCCGCCGTAAAATGGACTCGCTTGGACAATCGCTGAACTCCATTCAGCGCGAAGTCGCAGATGAAGCACCCGCCGTATCCGGGCTTGACCTTCGTAAAGGAGGTCTCTGA
- a CDS encoding YqhG family protein: protein MTMSPHEVQAYVLTYLETLDCQIMERSPAHVTVKLSPEADKALTNRPYYWGFVERTGAPAETMSFTFVFDPEAYQQALEAEEAKAAQLAPPASPGVGTPEAPKDTILGRYFGIVPSLPQLGPGRILKEDVVYGSRRLQQIFNAAREGGAFVNLFEQAAKRQLRATAPAVYEPWLGVCFKVEFACDLKKEELHFIGISLRTGEIVEKFGSKLNRRDLSPRLAENMHVQTAKISLADAGAALESHLTNRLLELDYSWAEKAKERLDLELAVVDTYYEAVLREETPEVDVNTASASSTDGSSKDQEHAGTGPSAQIQTSRSSPSRIQNARLQSVQPTGVTIGSDVELAAEAAVQAEPETDPEQDKARQAVMDREAMKLQYETRRTEMIWQYEPKVKVTAISSGMFHLR from the coding sequence ATGACCATGTCACCCCATGAAGTGCAGGCGTATGTGCTCACTTACCTGGAAACACTCGATTGCCAGATTATGGAGCGTTCCCCTGCTCATGTTACGGTAAAACTTTCACCCGAAGCCGACAAGGCGTTAACCAATCGTCCGTATTATTGGGGATTTGTGGAGCGAACCGGCGCACCTGCGGAGACGATGTCTTTTACATTCGTCTTTGATCCGGAAGCCTATCAGCAAGCGTTGGAAGCTGAAGAAGCAAAAGCTGCACAGTTAGCTCCACCAGCCTCACCAGGTGTCGGTACCCCCGAGGCTCCCAAGGATACCATTCTAGGTCGGTACTTCGGTATTGTTCCCTCTCTGCCTCAGCTGGGACCCGGACGGATTTTGAAAGAAGATGTTGTATATGGCAGCCGCAGGTTGCAGCAGATCTTCAATGCAGCGCGCGAAGGGGGCGCATTCGTGAACCTGTTTGAACAGGCTGCAAAAAGGCAATTGCGTGCTACCGCACCCGCAGTATATGAGCCATGGCTTGGTGTGTGTTTTAAAGTGGAATTTGCCTGTGATCTGAAAAAAGAGGAACTTCATTTTATCGGCATCTCCCTCAGAACCGGGGAAATTGTCGAGAAGTTCGGCTCGAAGCTGAACAGGCGAGACCTTAGTCCAAGGCTCGCTGAGAATATGCACGTCCAGACCGCCAAAATATCGTTAGCTGATGCCGGGGCAGCTCTGGAATCGCATTTGACGAACCGCCTGCTGGAACTCGACTATAGCTGGGCAGAGAAAGCCAAAGAACGGCTTGATCTGGAGCTTGCTGTTGTGGATACGTACTATGAAGCAGTTCTTAGAGAGGAAACCCCTGAGGTCGACGTAAATACAGCCTCTGCCTCCAGCACAGACGGTAGTTCAAAGGATCAGGAACATGCAGGGACCGGGCCATCTGCCCAAATTCAGACTTCACGCTCCAGCCCCTCCCGTATCCAGAACGCACGTCTGCAGTCCGTCCAACCAACGGGTGTGACCATAGGATCAGATGTCGAACTTGCGGCTGAAGCGGCTGTTCAGGCAGAACCAGAAACGGACCCGGAACAGGATAAAGCCCGCCAAGCGGTTATGGACCGGGAAGCCATGAAGCTGCAATACGAAACACGCCGTACCGAGATGATCTGGCAATATGAGCCCAAAGTGAAGGTTACCGCGATAAGCAGCGGCATGTTTCATTTAAGATAG